Part of the Quercus lobata isolate SW786 chromosome 6, ValleyOak3.0 Primary Assembly, whole genome shotgun sequence genome, TTATCCCTCCTCactcacaaaatatttttaccactttcactttctaactttttttgacttttcttattcaataattgagattaaaagttacttttttcaactttcaataCTTAGCCATTGAGAACTATTGCATCAAGTGCAATATCTAGTATTAATAACTCCttataatagtaattaattatttaagtcTTCATCATCATGTAGTACAAATTCAAAAAGAAGATCAATGCATACCAATAatcaagtttaaattgtactacatcatttataaaaaataaaaaaaaatgcaactggGAATAATCATCCCTCGAAATAGAATTAGCAATGCCATtacaaagaaaaactatatGGGAAGCTATTAAAAGATCATATattgtattgaatttaattctcattaaaaaagataaaactatatattttattattattattaattaatgcaACTAAGCCCGTAAATTCCTTGGCACAACCAAGATGTGTAGATCATATAAAACTTTCTCAAACGTAACAATAGCcaatatttaaagttttaaaccatTAGACATTATGGTGTGGTTTGGATTTAGCATTTTCAAGTTTTGCGCGTTCacgtttgtgtgtttttttttttaaaaaaaaaccagcacTTGGTGCACCAAGGCatatgaatagtaaaaaaagagtGAACAGTAGCCgtaatatttgacttttcagcACACCAatgggtcccatgcactgttcatgggacccacaaatttcacttttcagtaattttttcgTTAAAAATGGtattattcatacatttaaaaatcattttactacagtattttcaattttcagttatatctagacatggcaaaacgggtcagaccCGTTTTGACCCGACCCGTTTGACCTGCAACCCGTTTGACCcgtaacccgattgacccgtttaaaaatgacccgttttgacccgtgacccgttttgacccgcgacccgattgacccgacccgaacccgaacccgaacccgacccgcatGTTTTGCCACGTTTACCAATGTTGAGTAGATTTAGATTGaggtgtaatttttataaaatatttacttattcttttttacttaatatgttatgtactccattatagtttgttattttttacttgtcatctttattttctcttcctactttAAATAGATTGAAGATTATACCAAGATTAGTTTCTAGAAAGCTGGAACAGGAGTTGCACCAAATTTGGGTATCAATTCAAGTGTTTAGTGGTAATTGGTAACAATATCACTAGTGAGAATCTAATCACAATTAAGGAACTCATAAACAATTGACAGATTGCAtctatttcccaaaaaaaaaaaaaaaattgtttgaaaaatacgggtcaactcgACCCGACTCACGACCCGACTCAACCCGCGACCCGTttgacccgcaacccgattgacccgttttaaaaatgacccgttttgacccgtgacccgtttAACCCGtaaacccgattgacccgacccgaacccgacccgacccgcccgttttgccacgtctaGTTATATCCAAACAGATCTTATATAGTCCAAAAAGGTCCATACCAAACGTAGTACTCGTAAATCAAGAAACTACAAGAGTTGGTTTATGGTTaacctagaatttttttttttttttttggtgagaaaggTTAACCTTGAATTCTATAGTAAATagcaaggatgtcaataccgtaccggtttggccattagtacgatatatttcggataccggtcaataccggtgtaccgtttcgggtttaccgctattttatatatttaatatatgtatacacacacacacacacacacacacacacacacacaaaatctctatttaccataaaacaatacctcaaaaattcatgtttaccataaaacattacttCAATTGAGAACAAataattcatagttttaaactttaacatcaactaaaaaaaaaaagaaggtatatTTCATGTTTCGGTCCGGTATCCAATTACCGACCGGTACAGCTGGATTTCGCCGGTACGGACGGTACGATGTCGGTATTTTTTCCAGTACGAAATAGGGGGGTCAAGCGTACTGGATTGCTGGCCGGTATGGTATATTCCAGCCGTACCGGCCAGTATAGTACGGAATCGATAATCTTCGTAAAtagtccttacatttttttttttgaagaaacaaacacacacacaagagagagagaataatccTTACATTAGATTCATTGTAAATTAACTAAAGTGCTTAATAGTAAGAGTAATGTTACGACCACgaaaattttataacatttttataaactgttgtTATATAGCtaaattcttactagttcttATATGGGCTCACtaataacatcatttttttttatttaccaataattactcaccacatcagcagtttgtaaaagtttttgtaaaaaattttttatctttatttctaATAGTAAAAATGTAGCAATAAATGACTTTTTACTATGAACTTAGGCCGTTAGGTTGAACCATATCCATGTGAATCATTGCTTTTGTtatcttattttctcttttcaacCTCTCAATCACTCAACAATTTTAACATAAACATTTTATTGCTCATCATATAAATGGACACTTTTACCAAAATGAAGTAGGCGAAAGCTGGCCAAACCAATTCACACAGAATGTAAAAATCACACAATTTAAGTTACAAAGTCTAAACTGAAAAGGCGACACcgcaaacaaaaaaacatagcATATAAAGGGTATAAGATATTCTAATTCACCACCCTACAGTTCTTCCTAATTTCACCTTGTTTCTCATTGAGCACATCAATTGAACCCATGTGCACCATTGCAGCAGCAAACTTTGAAGCCCAAGCACTTGGATGGTTAACATTATTCTTCACCATCTTTCTTGTTAAAGAACTAATCCATAGCACTTGATCTGTAGCCAATAGCCCCTTGTAACTTTTTAAGTTCTTATAGTAGTTGTTATCAAGCCGGGTTGGTGTCGAGGGATCAAAAGGCACTACAGGATCAAGCATGGTGTTTTTTGAGGGTTTGGGACATTGAGATTTTAAGAAATTAGCATAAGCAGGATTCATGGAGGGATCTTGTGCATATTTTGCATTGAATGAATATAAACGTTTTGAGAAAAGAGAGCAATGTGAGTCACCAATAGAGTGAGCCCCAGAGAGTGTGACCATTTCCTCAAGTGACAGCCCTTTTTGGGCAAAGTTGTTTTCCAATTGTGTCACATTGAAAAATGCATCAGGAAGATTTTTGTTTACTTCATCTATCAATGAGACCCTTCCATCAAAACGCCCTCCAGGGACATCATAGTGGATACCACCAGCACTGAATACACTATCTCGAGCTGCAAGGGCAATTATGTCGGCACATGAAACTGTTTGTGGGCATTGAGCTTCTATCTTGGCTTTAGCTTCGTCTATCACCTCAAATCCTTGTACTCCTTTGTTTCCCATGCTTTCTTTCTCTGCCTTATTCCCCGGTTTGGAATCAAGCAAAATAGAAGCATCACATCCCTACCACATAAacaatacaatcaaatttgttaGACCTCGAATTTCTATTCTAGGagaaattgatttttaaaaagcAAAACTAGCAATAAGTATGGATGcactttttattctttataattttgtcATACCCGAATAGGCAATAGTAGATGTCACCATAGAGGAAGGTGATtctactataaaaaaaaaaatattaaaattataactaaattgACGGTAAAGAGCTTACAAATTGACATGCCATCAGCAACGTTATAACTATTTTTATACTAATGTTTAAAAGatattacataataaaatttatcatattcaAATATACTTAGCATCTCTTGGTATTAGAACTTCACGGAAAGAGATAGATTACATATAGGCCATTAGAAACcttatttggttgaaaattgATTTTAACACTTCCAATAAGCTTAATCCAAGAGCTGGATTGATTTTAAGAGCAATGGGATTTCTACATAATTTCAAAGAGGCATATATCCTTTTTGTAACACAAGGAAAATGAAAGTGAAAAGTATAATTACCCTTACAAAACAGTCATGGAAATGGAGCCTAATGAGGGCAGCAGCTATGCCAGAATCATTGACAAGTGCTTGTGTTACAGCACTCTTCACTATGGCCTCAGCTGATGGGCATGATTTCTGATAGAAACCAAGCTTCAAAGGCACTGAGAGTGCAGGAGAGTTCAAAAGTATGGCAAAAAAGAAGACACAATAAGTGAACAAATTTGACATAGTAGCAAAATGGGTATATTAAACAAGATTGCtctaagaaagagagagagagagagaaccgtGTGGTGTGGAGGACACAAGTCTTGGTTAGTGCATTTTATAGTGACTCACCAGATCAGCATGTAGACAATATTAAATCAATTGTGGTAAACCATGGGAATGCCAATTGCTAAAGCAGTCAATTGTATTGAAGCTTCCTTGGTTAGATCGTTTAATATAAACAAATGACAACATGTAATTAACAATTGCAAGGCGTGTGCCCGCCACACGATtccctaatatttttttaacacttttatTATTTGTATAAAGACCGGAACCATATGAATTTCCCCGGGTGAACCTACTTTGAAATTACATTTATTGTAAATTTATTATAGAAAAGAATATACAAAATTcttatgtggttttttttttttccctgaaaaATACAATACCCTTTCAATGTTTTTATCATAGCACTAGAACTCCACG contains:
- the LOC115949776 gene encoding peroxidase 5-like, with the protein product MSNLFTYCVFFFAILLNSPALSVPLKLGFYQKSCPSAEAIVKSAVTQALVNDSGIAAALIRLHFHDCFVRGCDASILLDSKPGNKAEKESMGNKGVQGFEVIDEAKAKIEAQCPQTVSCADIIALAARDSVFSAGGIHYDVPGGRFDGRVSLIDEVNKNLPDAFFNVTQLENNFAQKGLSLEEMVTLSGAHSIGDSHCSLFSKRLYSFNAKYAQDPSMNPAYANFLKSQCPKPSKNTMLDPVVPFDPSTPTRLDNNYYKNLKSYKGLLATDQVLWISSLTRKMVKNNVNHPSAWASKFAAAMVHMGSIDVLNEKQGEIRKNCRVVN